DNA sequence from the Lachancea thermotolerans CBS 6340 chromosome H complete sequence genome:
TACTTCGACTGTTTCTCAGACTCAGAACTATCAAAATTCGGAATGCTTCCGTTTTGTGATTCGCATAGTAACGTGTTCGAGTACATTGAAGCTCAGGAGCTTGATCATTTCGACAATACTGTTTCTGGCAAAGGAAGCGAAAAATAGTGGAGAGCGATACGTACTTAACAATTTTGACGCATATTTTTCGATCGTCGGTAAAAAAATAGCTTTTCATCGTGATTTCAATAAATTTGCGTTAGActatcaagtttttctcGTATTTTTCGCATTAACCTTCCAATTCCTGCATATTCTAGGCTTAAAATTGTGGTTGCAGATACATTTGACGTAAAAACTGCAATCTTATCGTTCTTATCTCGTTCTAGAAGCGCAACGCTATCGTCATGTGACATTTTCAGATTTCCTCGCGTCCCTCACGGGGTTGCTAACGTTGCGCATTTGGGAATCTCTGAAACTAATTATTGTCCGCCCCCTCTTACGCGTAGTTTTCTCCTGACAGCTTTCCTCTGCGCGAATCCTACTTGACAATTGTTGCTTTCTAAGTGTGTTTTTTTAAGTATATGCGATAGTTGATGGAGTCGTTCTTTCCACAATCCTCAACGGCAAATTGGTTATTTTGAGTTGGCGTCTTGTGTGAGGAGATGACTCAATCCAGGAAGGAGAACTTTACAGGTAATACACGTCAAATGACCGGGACTTCTTTGATATGCCTGTCTGGTTCTTTCGAGTAACTTAATGTGTCTTTAAAAATGCTGCTTTTCGTAGCACGCAGCCACAAAACAGACAACCGAAGCCATAGGATAATGAACGTCAGGTAAATTATGGCAATTCTCGTACGGAAGAGGTTTTGCGTCAACTTATGTCGAGTGCCATTGCGAAAAGCACCGTTCCTTGGGACAAAGTTTTAGCTGCTGAAAAGCGACTATCTCCAACTGACAGATATCGAGCAGAGAACAATACGTTGCGTTCAAAGTAGTGCTAATTTTCCAACATATCATATTTGCAGTCAAAGATGTTCATTAATTAAGTATCAAGACAGCAAAACAACGATAGACTGAAGAGAGCAGGTCCTCATTTGTTTAATGAGATGCACCGGCTGTGTCAAAACCTTTAACCGGGGGGTACTTTtattgaggcgagtctgggtcattggtcgaaagggtctcaagTTCCTTGGCTAGGTTCTCCATAATGATCTAAGTAAgctacttcgtggatgatggtactaaatatctccccgTCTTCTCCAAGTCCCAGGATAGACACCTGTCcttgatcaaaaacttcgGGTCTTATACAATGTTTTGAGACGTGACTTGGGTTACAAATGAGATAAGTACAGCACTAGTGGTACCACTTTACATCATTCCTAAGCCATTACCGTCTGATTTGGACTATGAATGGTCAATATAAATCCTTTCGTATGTTTTAGTTCGCCACTTGTtgtatttatgatatgtccatgtgccatatcatttcataccaatatgtcattatgcaacttggcactatcatacaccaacgaaccgatcCCAATCTGACAAAAGTATATGATGAAACTTAAAGTACGAGCTAGACTATGTACTTTGGGAAGCACagaaagcttgaactttcttTATAATTAAAAATCAGCACCGTATCGATTCTTGCACAAGGTGAAGGTGCTGAATTCAGAAATATAGCTGAGGCTCAATAATCGAAAAGATTAAAACAATACCTAGGGAAAGCAATTCATATCATTCAATTACGGTTTCATTCTTGCAAAGATTAGAAAAGGCGGTTGGAGATTCAAACCCACCTAAAAACTGTCAAAATACAGTTGGATCGCCGATGCGTATTAGTGCAAGTTTGCATAATGTCACATTAGTATATAATGATATAGAACCCAACAACTCTTGACCATAGTACGAACctcaaaaagttcaaaggAAAATTCGTAACTTTGATCAGAAGTCGGAAACTCACTTTAGTGAGAAAAAGATAATGAGGATCAGTATCACTAATCAATTTGGGTCGAAAGCATTATCCTTATCTCACAGCCAAGTCTTGGCTACATCTTAGAATTTTTATAAAACCCAATAGTTCGAAGGAGCAAAATCTTAATTTTGAACAAGAGAAGACGGAGGTATTTTTACTATCATCCACAAAACAGTTTCTTAGCTGTATTATGGAAAGCCTAGCTTAGGAATTTTGGTGGCCTCTCCATCAACCACTAAGACTTGCCTCAATAACTATCCACTGCTCAACAAATGCAAGCAttctaaaaaaaaacaataCAACAGACCTATTCACAATTTTTCAGTATTCAGATGCAACTTCATCAGGACTGGTGTCacaaattttcaaatggTGTTGAAATACTGGAACTAGTGCCCTAGGCACAAGATTATCCACCAGTAAGTCGTTGCCCTCTTGTGCAAGCATTTGCAATATATCTCCCACTATATGACTATTGGGCTCCAGTTGTCGCCTTGATTATAAAAAGGTGATGTTCGTGGTATTCGTGAACGGgtttttcgaaaagagTTAATCTAAAAAGTGAATTTTTATAGGGTCGAGAAGTACTCGTCAAAAACTGCGCAAGCCCGGAATCGAACCGGGGGCCCATCGATGGCAACGAtggattttaccactaaaCCACTTGCGCATTTGTGTACACTTTTGAAGTAAGGAATACGTTACAATGTTATGTAATATGCACATGACTCGTAGTTGACTTTACAAGTGAAGCTCCAACCCCCTTGCCTCACCTGAGCTATGAATGTTACAAGATGAAACTAACATTCCTGTTATGCTGTTAGAGGCTGACCACTAGCTGAAGGCTATAAATGAGACTCACTCAGCTAGATTCACGGATTAAGCTATTAAGATATACTAAGAAGAAATTGACATAGTTATTGTTCTATTAGAACAATCCGAGCTCGTGCTTGCTTGTCGTATGTTATTATAAGCTTCTGGaatatgatgaagttggcggttaatagcctctatacAGTCGCGATTATTCTTCTATCCGAGGATgccttcttcctttcttctacttaatctcatactgagccttggatgcagtagtacttatagttatagaCCCGGAGAcctagagcaagcctcattatctctagtgttcctcattatctctgatgttgttccttcgttgtctcagaatatccttgttccattattgttttatgacaTTGCTACTACTCTTTTTCACATCCTATATATGGTATGGAAGGGCCACGGCATTACCAAgagccttgttggcgcaatcGGTAGCGCGTATGactcttaatcataaggttaGGGGTTCGAGCCCCCTACAGGGCTTCGTTTTTatcatttttgatctgAGAATGATATAGCTCAATCTGTAATGACAGGTTGTATTGTCAGGGACTTTATCATGTAATAGTTTGAGTGCAATGTCTTAGAATTAGAGTTAGGACTCATTTCAATTTTTTCTTCTCTCCAAATGGAAAACATAGTATGTGCATAAGCGAATAAAACCTTGAACACTTTTTCACAACTCTAGGTGAGGAAACTCCGTCATTATAAAAAGCAGCCTTAAACCCCTAGAAAAATGGAGAAGTTGTGCTGTCCActcaaaatattcaaattATTACGTGGTTATTAATTTGGCATATGGCCGTTTCGGCCAAATATTTGATTAGGGCAGGAACTGCTGAGCCTCTGAGAAACTGAACTTCcaccaaaaagctcagagGATAACGTATCAGTGGATATTGCATCATGCAACTAAATGGATCATATTATATTTTTTCACGACTTCTGCAAAGAAGCACGTGTCAAGAAGTAAAGCCGCCTGGTTCGTATTATTTTCGTTTTGAACTGATGCAGTAGCTCCGATCACTAAATACAAAAAGGGTTATGACATTAGTGGTTCGAAGATTTCATAAAATTGCGAGATATTACTGGAATACAGCTCTGTCTCGCTTCAATAGCGAGCGACACCCGGACGAAACTTAAATATGTAATTGTTAAATCTATCTATTGCATAGAAACCTGCGCCCAAACTTGTTAACTGCTAATACAGCCCTTCTTTAGCCGCTTTATCCAACCAAGATCAAATAACCTCGAAAGTCCTCTGGAGTATTTATCAAATTACCTTTTCAGGAACAATTTTTCCTTCACATAGCCGCTTAGGTTAAAACCCTTTAGGTACGCGTTGATATTGATTACAGCTAGACGTCGAAGTATTTAAGTGGAACCCTATGCTCTATTTCATGATCACTGTTGAGCGCTACTCAAAAATATAAGCCTGTCAGCCAGCAAACGCTCATTCTGCCCTAGATAAATCAAAATCATGTGGCTAAGCACTTTGTTCCTTTTCGTAACTGGTTTTCTCTCTACTTCGGTTGCTGCTTTTCGCTATGACTGGAGCAATATTACCTGTAAGGGACTTCATGGACCTAACTGTGGAACATATTTGCTGAAAGTTAAGGGCCAAAATGATACTTACCTCGGCCAAAGCTATTTTGTTGGTGCTGACGCCCTTGCTAATGACGCCACTGATGCATGGGGTAGGCTACTACATGAAGAGTATCGCTTTATTCCTAGACTAACCACCGTTCAAACATTAAATGACACTGGCAACTTCCGTCCCTTTGTGGGCACCACCGATAGGAGCACTTGCAACTTCCAATCCGTTGAAAATGCAGTTGTTCCATATATTAACACTGTGACCAATGAGCTTTCTTATGATAGCTGGGCTTCCATCAGCATGAATGCGACAGCTGTCACCGGCGTTGCTCCCCAGCTgttgaaagcttcaacttaCGGCATTCAAGTTGCCATTTGCAGCCCTGGTTTTATTACCGACTTATTTCAGTCTCCAACCGTCAATTTATTTAACGTTGAAGATACCTTGCCACCTTGGTGTGAGGCCATCGAGGTTGAAGCAGTCTGCCCTGCTGATGTCAATTACGACACTCGCTAAATTAACGTTATATTGAAATGCAATACCAGATTTAAGCTTTCCATTCCATATAGCTCAATATAAAATTTGCTTTTTGCCCCTTGACAACCAGCTGTCGAGCTTAAGCAATATTTTCAGCTTTATGTTGGCTTCAGTTTGGGGTACAAAAGCAAAAGTATATCAAATGGCCTTGAACTCTAGCAGAGAAATGGTATCATTTTTGcaagttgaaaaagagttcTTAGGCTTTTGTCGCTCGCGCAAATTATCTTTGCGCTCCAACAGCTTGATAAAGATATCGCCCTCTATGTACCAAATAACGACTTTATGTCATTCTCCAAAGCTTTAACCCGCCAAGTTAGGCAAACAGATTGCTATATACAATTTtattgaggcgagtctgggtcattggtcgaaagggtctcaaattccttggctagtgtttccattatgatctGattaaactacttcgtggatgatggtactaaatatctcccccgtctttcttcagtccaagatttatgTCTTGCgaaccaaagaaattatccggatttatacagaatttctgggacgtggctgagtcttaatcataaggtgataatcgtactggtggtaccactccttaccttctccaagccactaT
Encoded proteins:
- a CDS encoding KLTH0H16390p (similar to uniprot|P53058 Saccharomyces cerevisiae YGL258W Hypothetical ORF), which gives rise to MWLSTLFLFVTGFLSTSVAAFRYDWSNITCKGLHGPNCGTYLLKVKGQNDTYLGQSYFVGADALANDATDAWGRLLHEEYRFIPRLTTVQTLNDTGNFRPFVGTTDRSTCNFQSVENAVVPYINTVTNELSYDSWASISMNATAVTGVAPQLLKASTYGIQVAICSPGFITDLFQSPTVNLFNVEDTLPPWCEAIEVEAVCPADVNYDTR